From a single Natronorubrum tibetense GA33 genomic region:
- a CDS encoding universal stress protein — translation MYTVLMPVKSNRSLEAADYVAALPDSESTVEVVLLSVFEEFEAADEAGVVRSSDLYEETDLPAHVVEVAESLEERGIDVTVRREHGDPTDEIVRIAREVDADTIAMAGRDRSATGKILFGSVIQGVILESDRPVTVLRRE, via the coding sequence ATGTACACGGTTCTGATGCCGGTCAAGAGCAATCGGAGCCTCGAGGCGGCCGACTACGTCGCGGCCCTCCCCGACAGTGAGTCGACAGTCGAGGTCGTCTTGCTCAGCGTCTTCGAGGAGTTCGAGGCGGCCGACGAAGCGGGGGTCGTTCGCTCGAGCGATCTCTACGAGGAGACCGACCTCCCGGCTCACGTCGTCGAAGTCGCCGAGTCGCTCGAGGAGCGGGGTATCGATGTCACGGTCAGACGCGAACACGGCGATCCGACGGACGAGATCGTCCGCATCGCCCGCGAGGTCGACGCGGACACAATCGCGATGGCGGGACGGGACCGTTCGGCGACCGGGAAGATCCTGTTCGGGAGCGTCATTCAGGGCGTAATCCTCGAGTCCGATCGGCCGGTGACCGTTCTCAGGCGGGAGTAA
- a CDS encoding replication factor C small subunit — MSEADAEAAEPTPGKTEVWIEKYRPERLDEIKGHENIVPRLQNYVEQDELPHLMFAGPAGTGKCVTGETPVLTNEGVTPISSVVGDVEGFDEPDGNLEILTFDSDGSFEYVAPSHVFAKDATDLVSIETRDGNEFTVTPEHKLLVADKSGLEWREAGLLSGEERIVRPLEAPVIDDDNAPSLDWVSSMDGARTFVTVSEAFAERHEIPAEANYVGQKKTVIGCLRRGYTVDEIADEYDIARDTAANYARTVSIDLEKPSTTCSLAYLRSLDVEKSELQSHVDSVSYVTSYNKRSSPITPPWELTPDLARFVGLAISEARIENGRIKFYNTDDSLCASFERIAQQLFDVETTCGVQKDVPYVELRTKSLHHFLESCFDVFSDSPSAIGSTLVHAREDVRRAFLQAVFDSEAYVADQGTIELTQKDELLITLCSYLLGSFGIPTRRKRVEKAATNGSATVREYHTLYISGVSALSRFEEAIGFTIDYKRDRLADSTAGTGNPNYDTMPAQAAVGDLCRTLALKREPLVTDSLNPDNPGRESYLEDIDRVLEAASDRLEAAQRVKQDIEQVRSDIRSVAAVPTAWVDQRDALEPIEARKAVEATTGIRTDRLLEYADGRRSPTASRAGELLATLESRTETPDTAAVQKSLRDAIDDLGVSDNRIADGTELLGTDVRNLVENNDHDLASLPRFETVADQILDVADKMCSMEVVEQLVALDRLSRGTLYFDRVTEIERVQDERRVYDLTVPGTRNYVAGDVPTVMHNTTAAQAIAREVYDDDWRENFLELNASDQRGIDVVRDRIKDFARSSFGGYNHRIIFLDEADALTSDAQSALRRTMEQFSNNTRFILSCNYSSQIIDPIQSRCAVFRFTELSEKAIEAQVREIAANEGIEVTDDGVDALVYAADGDMRKAINGLQAAAVMGETVDEETVFAITSTARPEEVEAMVEHAIDGDFTAARAALEDLLMDRGLAGGDVIDQLHRSAWEFDIPEQATVRLLERLGEVDYRITEGANERLQLEAMLASLALENES, encoded by the coding sequence ATGAGCGAGGCCGACGCCGAGGCGGCGGAGCCGACACCGGGCAAGACCGAAGTCTGGATCGAGAAGTACCGGCCGGAACGGCTCGACGAGATCAAGGGCCACGAGAACATCGTCCCGCGACTACAGAACTACGTCGAGCAGGACGAACTGCCGCACCTCATGTTTGCGGGTCCGGCGGGTACGGGGAAGTGCGTCACCGGCGAGACACCGGTGTTGACAAATGAAGGGGTCACCCCTATCTCGTCCGTTGTAGGCGATGTCGAGGGATTCGACGAGCCCGACGGGAACCTCGAGATCCTGACGTTCGATAGTGACGGCTCGTTCGAGTACGTCGCTCCTTCACACGTCTTCGCCAAGGACGCGACGGATCTCGTTTCGATCGAGACTCGCGACGGAAACGAATTTACGGTCACGCCGGAACACAAACTCCTCGTAGCGGACAAGTCGGGCCTCGAATGGCGGGAGGCCGGATTGCTCTCCGGTGAGGAACGGATCGTTCGACCGCTGGAAGCGCCCGTTATCGACGACGATAATGCCCCGTCACTCGACTGGGTCTCGTCGATGGACGGAGCGCGAACGTTCGTCACCGTCTCGGAAGCGTTCGCTGAACGCCACGAAATTCCGGCCGAAGCGAACTACGTCGGCCAGAAGAAGACGGTAATCGGCTGTCTTCGTCGCGGATATACGGTCGACGAGATTGCCGACGAGTACGATATCGCTCGCGATACTGCGGCGAATTACGCGCGTACCGTCTCGATCGACCTCGAGAAGCCGTCGACGACCTGCTCACTCGCGTACCTCCGATCGCTCGACGTCGAGAAATCTGAACTTCAATCTCACGTGGACTCGGTCAGCTACGTGACGTCGTACAACAAGCGATCCAGCCCGATTACACCTCCCTGGGAACTCACGCCGGATCTGGCGCGGTTCGTCGGTCTCGCGATCAGTGAAGCACGGATCGAAAACGGCCGTATTAAATTCTACAACACCGACGATTCGCTCTGCGCGTCGTTCGAGCGAATCGCCCAGCAACTGTTCGACGTCGAAACCACCTGCGGCGTACAGAAAGACGTTCCGTACGTCGAGCTCAGAACCAAGTCGCTCCACCATTTCCTCGAGTCCTGCTTCGACGTCTTCAGCGATTCGCCCTCGGCGATCGGTTCGACGCTCGTTCACGCTCGAGAAGACGTTCGAAGGGCGTTTCTACAGGCTGTCTTCGACTCGGAGGCGTATGTCGCAGATCAGGGAACGATCGAACTGACACAGAAAGACGAGTTGTTGATTACGCTCTGTTCGTATCTGCTCGGTTCGTTCGGGATCCCGACGCGACGGAAACGAGTCGAGAAGGCAGCGACGAACGGCTCGGCGACGGTTCGAGAGTACCATACGCTGTATATCTCAGGTGTCTCCGCACTCTCCCGCTTCGAGGAAGCGATCGGATTCACTATCGATTACAAACGTGATCGACTCGCTGATTCTACGGCGGGTACCGGGAACCCGAATTACGACACGATGCCCGCGCAGGCCGCTGTCGGCGACCTCTGTCGAACGCTCGCGCTGAAAAGGGAGCCCCTGGTGACGGATAGCTTGAACCCCGACAATCCCGGACGGGAGTCGTATCTCGAGGACATCGATCGCGTTCTCGAAGCGGCGTCTGACCGTCTCGAGGCCGCACAACGGGTTAAACAGGACATCGAGCAGGTCCGGTCCGATATTCGATCGGTGGCTGCCGTGCCGACGGCGTGGGTCGACCAGCGAGACGCATTGGAACCGATCGAGGCACGAAAGGCGGTCGAAGCGACGACAGGAATTCGGACGGACCGTCTACTCGAATACGCCGATGGACGTCGGTCCCCGACTGCGAGCCGCGCAGGTGAGTTGCTCGCGACGCTCGAGTCGCGCACCGAAACGCCGGATACCGCCGCTGTCCAAAAATCCCTGCGGGATGCGATCGACGACCTTGGCGTCTCGGACAATCGAATTGCGGACGGAACGGAGTTGCTCGGTACGGATGTTCGAAACCTCGTCGAGAACAACGATCACGACCTTGCGTCGCTGCCGCGGTTCGAGACCGTCGCTGATCAGATTCTCGACGTAGCCGACAAGATGTGTTCGATGGAAGTCGTCGAACAACTAGTTGCTCTCGACCGACTCTCCCGCGGCACGCTGTACTTCGACCGCGTGACGGAAATCGAACGAGTGCAGGACGAACGCCGCGTCTACGATCTTACGGTACCGGGAACGCGAAATTACGTCGCAGGCGACGTGCCAACGGTCATGCACAACACCACTGCTGCACAGGCTATCGCCCGCGAAGTCTACGACGACGACTGGCGGGAGAACTTCCTCGAGCTAAACGCCTCCGACCAGCGCGGAATCGACGTCGTGCGCGATCGGATCAAGGACTTCGCGCGCTCGTCGTTCGGCGGCTACAACCACCGAATCATCTTCCTCGACGAGGCCGACGCGCTGACCTCTGACGCCCAGTCCGCGCTGCGCCGAACGATGGAGCAGTTCTCGAACAACACGCGCTTTATCCTCTCGTGTAACTACTCGAGTCAGATCATCGACCCGATCCAGTCTCGCTGTGCGGTCTTCCGCTTTACCGAACTCTCCGAGAAAGCGATCGAGGCGCAGGTGCGCGAGATCGCGGCGAACGAGGGCATCGAAGTGACCGACGACGGCGTCGACGCGCTTGTCTACGCAGCTGACGGCGACATGCGAAAGGCCATCAACGGCCTGCAGGCGGCCGCCGTGATGGGCGAGACCGTCGACGAGGAGACCGTCTTCGCGATCACCTCTACCGCTCGGCCGGAGGAGGTCGAAGCGATGGTCGAACACGCCATCGACGGGGACTTCACCGCCGCTCGCGCGGCCTTAGAGGATCTCCTGATGGACCGCGGACTGGCCGGCGGCGACGTCATCGACCAGCTCCACCGTTCGGCCTGGGAGTTCGACATCCCCGAACAGGCGACGGTTCGCCTGCTCGAGCGCCTCGGCGAGGTCGACTACCGGATCACGGAGGGCGCAAACGAGCGGCTCCAGCTGGAGGCGATGCTGGCGTCGCTGGCGCTCGAGAACGAGTCCTGA
- a CDS encoding ArgE/DapE family deacylase, whose protein sequence is MDAQTAKSRVRESIAAREDELLETLEELVAANSVTGNENCGQAVMLEEFDRLGLEVDTWEPDADALSDHPGFFHTSSYDDHGYEGRENAVATVDGAGDGPTLALSGHIDVVPADPESAWESDPWTLRREGDEIYGRGVSDMKGGLAAILLAVETLADEGVDLAGDLYVQSTIEEEAGGVGGLLSVLERGYVPDAAIIPEPFGLPNVGIASAGVMFFDVTVPGKKAHAAWGHQGVSAFDKASHVAAALNELNDERQASIDFPPAYGADPSLEGHVTNINIGVVEGGDWPASVPAEMVMKGRVGWPPGESRADVREAIEGTIEAAAEEDKWLAENPPTVEWTGWNAAPHEVARDADIVEIVKGNAESIIGEEGTFVGGNAALDERFYQRYYDVPVVTAGPYGPNLHGVDEYTTVTSLLETAQTLATSAIDYCGVAEST, encoded by the coding sequence ATGGACGCACAGACGGCAAAGTCACGAGTACGGGAATCAATAGCCGCGAGAGAGGATGAGCTGCTCGAAACGCTCGAGGAACTCGTCGCCGCAAACTCCGTCACCGGAAACGAAAATTGTGGACAGGCCGTCATGCTCGAGGAGTTCGACAGACTCGGCCTCGAAGTCGACACGTGGGAGCCGGACGCCGACGCCCTGTCGGATCATCCGGGCTTCTTCCACACCTCCTCGTACGACGACCACGGCTACGAGGGCCGAGAGAACGCGGTGGCGACCGTCGACGGCGCGGGCGACGGTCCGACGCTCGCACTCTCGGGACATATCGACGTCGTACCTGCCGATCCGGAGTCGGCGTGGGAGTCGGACCCGTGGACGCTTCGCCGCGAGGGCGACGAGATATACGGCCGCGGCGTCTCGGACATGAAGGGCGGACTCGCCGCCATCCTCCTCGCCGTCGAGACCCTCGCCGACGAGGGCGTCGACCTCGCGGGCGACCTCTACGTCCAGAGCACGATCGAGGAGGAAGCCGGCGGCGTCGGCGGCCTCCTCTCGGTCTTAGAGCGCGGCTACGTTCCCGACGCGGCGATCATCCCGGAGCCCTTCGGCCTGCCGAACGTCGGCATCGCCAGCGCCGGCGTGATGTTCTTCGACGTGACGGTCCCCGGAAAGAAGGCCCACGCCGCGTGGGGCCACCAGGGTGTCAGCGCCTTCGACAAGGCGAGTCACGTCGCCGCGGCGCTGAACGAACTCAACGACGAGCGCCAGGCGAGCATCGACTTCCCGCCGGCCTACGGCGCGGATCCGTCGCTCGAGGGCCACGTCACCAACATCAACATCGGCGTGGTCGAGGGCGGCGACTGGCCGGCCTCGGTGCCCGCCGAAATGGTCATGAAAGGGCGCGTCGGCTGGCCGCCGGGCGAGAGCCGGGCCGACGTTCGCGAGGCGATCGAGGGGACGATTGAGGCCGCGGCCGAGGAGGACAAATGGCTCGCCGAGAACCCGCCGACCGTCGAGTGGACCGGCTGGAACGCCGCGCCACACGAGGTGGCCCGCGACGCCGATATCGTCGAGATCGTCAAGGGGAACGCCGAGTCCATCATCGGCGAGGAGGGCACCTTCGTCGGCGGCAACGCCGCCTTAGACGAGCGGTTCTATCAGCGCTACTACGACGTCCCCGTCGTCACGGCCGGCCCCTACGGCCCGAACCTCCACGGCGTCGACGAATATACGACGGTCACGTCGCTGCTCGAGACCGCCCAAACGCTCGCGACGTCGGCGATCGATTACTGCGGCGTCGCGGAATCGACATGA
- a CDS encoding GAF domain-containing sensor histidine kinase produces the protein MTHPPRSQPRTVLYIAEAAAAARDEAAALEDVDSGPDRTVQALSASAIDQLRSWAPEADCVVFAETPTTAAGASLLEVVDACGRTPLVLFCEPSYAPAAARSTDGIAGYVRRDTDDAMAHLADEIEWVCHGAAGDSDETPTGGAANETGSTDEEPLALEPVRPTDLDGTNADDRPPDPTPTDPRAAVVSSLESLTELVDWRDRESGRERCYELLVEFVADACEADYCWLSTVHFGEFIPRAATDAVADDALASTALEGPAGDAFRTGEPLRIDDVEDAALEPPFEDAVSVSVAPVADVGVVQIADTEPDAFDETTGEILAACCRYAAAILERSETRTRLHAERDRLRLERDQLEGERERIEDKRDRLADERDRIENERDRLAVDRNRLDAAFKSLPVPALRYELVDDRAVVRAVTDRFTDTFDVDRAAVVDSGIGDADDVSSTDGTDRETTVPPGLEDRAPTLFDAVRSIEQRQFVSRRETVDGIRTFRLSVAPCSTAADRESTDDTVEAGDDLAEGIVVYTDVTDTNRMERELAAVEHRLETIAQLVDEDVRTPLNVARGYLELAAETGDREHFDEIDDAQERLLALVEQLLTIARRDHVLVDTEPVALHDVARRAWVVVETGDARLVTEENLVLEANKNRVQELFEHLFRAIVHGEETTEHDGTGPEWDADGGTIDDEAVTRITDEQIVVSVGTADDGFYVTGRWDGANRTITGVKSGAGLGRLATCDGAGFELGPVERIADAHGWDIGIAEDDDRIAFAFRGVEDDVDGT, from the coding sequence ATGACCCATCCGCCGCGATCACAGCCGCGTACGGTGCTCTACATCGCCGAAGCGGCGGCTGCGGCTCGCGACGAGGCGGCCGCACTCGAGGACGTCGACTCGGGTCCCGACCGAACCGTCCAGGCGCTGTCGGCGAGCGCGATCGACCAGCTTCGGAGCTGGGCTCCCGAGGCCGACTGCGTCGTCTTCGCCGAGACGCCGACGACCGCGGCGGGGGCGAGCCTGCTCGAGGTCGTCGACGCCTGCGGACGGACGCCGCTGGTGCTCTTCTGCGAGCCGAGTTACGCGCCGGCGGCGGCGCGCTCGACCGACGGCATCGCCGGCTACGTGCGTCGGGATACGGACGACGCGATGGCCCACCTCGCCGACGAGATTGAGTGGGTGTGCCACGGCGCGGCCGGTGACAGCGACGAGACGCCGACGGGCGGAGCCGCGAACGAAACCGGAAGCACGGACGAGGAACCGCTCGCGCTCGAGCCCGTTCGGCCGACCGATCTCGACGGGACGAACGCCGACGACCGACCGCCCGACCCGACGCCGACGGACCCGCGAGCGGCCGTCGTCTCGAGCCTCGAGTCGCTGACCGAACTCGTCGACTGGCGCGACCGCGAGAGCGGGCGCGAACGGTGCTACGAGCTGCTCGTCGAGTTCGTGGCCGACGCCTGCGAGGCCGACTACTGCTGGCTTTCGACCGTCCACTTCGGCGAGTTCATCCCTCGAGCCGCGACGGACGCCGTTGCCGACGACGCGCTCGCGTCGACAGCACTCGAGGGACCAGCAGGCGACGCCTTCCGGACGGGTGAGCCGCTCCGAATCGACGACGTCGAGGATGCGGCCCTCGAGCCGCCGTTCGAGGACGCCGTCTCGGTGAGCGTCGCTCCCGTCGCCGACGTTGGCGTCGTCCAGATCGCCGACACCGAGCCGGACGCGTTCGACGAGACGACCGGCGAGATTCTCGCGGCGTGCTGTCGGTACGCGGCAGCGATCCTCGAGCGATCCGAGACGCGGACGCGACTGCACGCCGAGCGCGACCGACTGCGCCTCGAACGCGACCAACTCGAGGGCGAGCGCGAGCGGATCGAGGATAAACGTGACCGACTGGCAGACGAGCGCGATCGAATCGAAAACGAACGCGACCGACTCGCAGTCGACCGAAATCGACTGGACGCGGCGTTCAAGAGCCTCCCGGTTCCGGCGCTTCGATACGAACTGGTCGACGACCGAGCCGTCGTTCGCGCCGTCACCGACCGGTTCACGGATACGTTCGACGTCGATCGCGCGGCGGTCGTCGACAGCGGTATCGGCGATGCCGACGACGTCAGCAGTACCGACGGCACTGACCGCGAAACGACCGTTCCGCCCGGGCTCGAGGACCGAGCACCAACCCTGTTCGATGCGGTGCGTTCGATCGAACAGCGTCAGTTTGTCAGTCGCCGCGAGACGGTCGACGGCATCCGGACGTTCCGGCTCAGCGTCGCTCCGTGCTCGACCGCGGCGGATCGCGAATCGACCGACGACACCGTCGAGGCCGGCGACGATCTCGCGGAGGGCATCGTCGTCTACACCGACGTTACCGACACGAACCGGATGGAACGCGAACTCGCCGCCGTCGAACACCGCCTCGAGACGATCGCGCAACTCGTCGACGAGGACGTGCGGACGCCGTTGAACGTCGCTCGAGGCTACCTCGAACTCGCCGCGGAAACCGGCGACAGGGAGCACTTCGACGAGATCGACGACGCTCAAGAACGGCTGTTAGCGCTCGTCGAACAGTTGCTGACGATCGCCCGGCGAGACCACGTGCTCGTCGACACCGAGCCCGTTGCGCTCCACGACGTCGCCAGACGAGCCTGGGTCGTCGTCGAGACCGGCGATGCGCGCCTCGTGACCGAGGAGAACCTCGTCCTCGAGGCCAACAAGAACCGGGTCCAGGAGCTGTTCGAACACCTCTTTCGGGCGATCGTACACGGCGAGGAGACAACCGAACACGACGGCACCGGGCCGGAGTGGGATGCGGATGGGGGGACGATCGACGACGAAGCGGTCACCCGCATCACGGACGAACAGATCGTCGTCTCCGTCGGAACGGCCGACGACGGGTTCTACGTCACCGGTCGGTGGGACGGCGCTAACCGGACCATCACCGGGGTGAAGTCGGGAGCCGGTCTCGGCCGCCTGGCCACCTGCGACGGCGCCGGCTTCGAACTCGGTCCCGTCGAGCGGATCGCCGACGCTCACGGCTGGGATATCGGTATCGCCGAGGACGACGACCGCATCGCGTTCGCGTTTCGCGGGGTCGAGGACGACGTCGACGGCACCTGA
- a CDS encoding pyridoxamine 5'-phosphate oxidase family protein, which translates to MSKFQSLLGFQMDDADIDKVLTEMGIGVLSMSAEGVPYGVPLSFGYDGDDTLYFVFLGASTDLRKETYAERASVASFTTFDVNPDGSWRSVIVAGSLDRITVDDWDTAREAMADNAYQSNLLSKYELQENPNVWELKIQDRSGRAVGQQ; encoded by the coding sequence ATGTCAAAGTTTCAGTCCCTACTGGGATTCCAAATGGACGACGCTGACATTGACAAAGTATTAACAGAGATGGGAATCGGGGTTCTCTCAATGAGTGCCGAGGGGGTGCCGTACGGTGTCCCGCTGTCTTTCGGATACGACGGGGACGACACGCTGTACTTCGTGTTTCTCGGCGCAAGCACCGACCTTCGGAAAGAAACGTATGCCGAACGGGCCAGCGTAGCGAGTTTTACGACCTTCGATGTCAATCCCGACGGATCCTGGCGGAGTGTGATCGTTGCCGGATCACTCGACCGAATCACGGTCGACGATTGGGATACCGCACGTGAGGCGATGGCTGACAACGCATACCAATCGAATCTTCTATCGAAGTACGAACTTCAGGAGAACCCAAATGTGTGGGAACTCAAAATTCAAGATCGGTCTGGCCGTGCTGTCGGCCAGCAGTGA
- the alaS gene encoding alanine--tRNA ligase, with the protein MSELAEAYRLEYFEEEGFERKECPSCGAHFWTRDHDRETCGEPPCEEYGFIENPGFDEEYSLEEMREAFLSYFEGHDHERIEPYPVAANRWRDDVLLTQASIYDFQPLVTSGETPPPANPLTVSQPCIRMQDIDNVGKTGRHTMAFEMMAHHAFNTREDVDEDEYAYYGEVYWKDKTVELCDGFFESFGVDLNEVIYIEDPWVGGGNAGPAIEVIYRGVELATLVFMSMEQDADGEYEMKDGNRYSPMDTYIVDTGYGLERWTWVSQGTPTVYEAVYPDMIAFLKDNAGLEHTDEEEALLHRAAKLAGHMDIDEAEDMETARGEIADELDVDVDELTSLMEPLESIYAIADHCRTLAYMLGDGIVPSNVGTGYLARMVLRRTKRLCDTVGVDAPLDELVDMQAERLEYENRDTIRDIVRTEVEKYRETLERGGRRVEAMAEEYAERGEPIPVDELIELYDSHGIQPDMVAEIADEAGAEVDVPDDFYSLVAKRHDTPETAEATDEEEDERFEDLPETEKLYYDDQQRTQFEAVVLDVFEREEGFDVVLDQTMFYPEGGGQPADTGTLSTDDATVEVEDVQTEDGVILHRTDESLGKGEFVKGQLDGTRRRQLMRHHTATHIVIHAARQILGDHIRQAGAQKGVDSSRIDMRHYARISREDVKQIESLANEIVMDNTSVTQEWPDRHDAEAEHGFDLYQGGIPPGEQIRLIHVDEDTQACGGTHVARTGEIGTIKVLSTERVQDGVERITFAAGEAALEATQRTEDALYGAAEILDVSPEDVPETAERFFEEWKGRGKEIEDLKEQLAAARAGGGGGGEEIDVGDTTAVVDRIDADMGELRATANALVEEDKIAVLGSGESGAQFVVAVPDESGVNAGEVVGELASRVGGGGGGPPDFAQGGGPNVEDLDAALEDAPDVLRQVQDA; encoded by the coding sequence ATGAGCGAACTCGCGGAGGCGTACCGCCTCGAGTACTTCGAGGAGGAAGGCTTCGAGCGCAAGGAGTGTCCCTCCTGCGGTGCGCACTTTTGGACGCGCGATCACGACCGGGAAACCTGCGGTGAGCCGCCGTGTGAGGAGTACGGCTTCATCGAGAACCCCGGCTTCGACGAGGAGTACAGTCTCGAGGAGATGCGAGAGGCCTTTCTCTCGTACTTCGAGGGCCACGACCACGAGCGGATCGAGCCCTATCCCGTCGCGGCCAACCGCTGGCGGGACGATGTCCTGTTGACGCAGGCGTCGATCTACGACTTCCAGCCGCTGGTGACGAGCGGCGAGACGCCGCCGCCGGCCAACCCGTTGACGGTCTCTCAGCCCTGCATCCGGATGCAGGATATCGACAACGTTGGGAAGACGGGCCGACACACGATGGCCTTCGAGATGATGGCCCACCACGCGTTCAACACGCGCGAGGATGTCGACGAGGACGAGTACGCCTACTACGGCGAGGTCTACTGGAAGGACAAGACCGTCGAACTCTGCGACGGCTTCTTCGAGTCCTTCGGCGTCGACTTGAACGAGGTCATCTACATCGAGGACCCGTGGGTGGGCGGCGGCAACGCCGGTCCGGCCATCGAGGTCATCTACCGCGGCGTCGAACTCGCCACCCTCGTCTTCATGTCGATGGAACAGGACGCCGACGGCGAGTACGAGATGAAAGACGGGAACCGCTACAGCCCGATGGACACCTACATCGTCGACACGGGCTACGGGTTAGAGCGCTGGACCTGGGTCTCCCAGGGCACCCCGACGGTTTACGAGGCGGTCTACCCCGACATGATCGCGTTCCTCAAGGACAACGCGGGCCTCGAGCACACCGACGAGGAGGAGGCGCTCCTCCACCGGGCCGCGAAGCTCGCGGGCCACATGGACATCGACGAGGCCGAGGACATGGAAACCGCCCGCGGCGAAATCGCGGACGAACTCGACGTCGACGTCGACGAATTGACGTCGCTGATGGAGCCCCTCGAGTCCATCTACGCCATCGCGGACCACTGTCGAACCCTCGCGTACATGCTTGGCGACGGTATCGTCCCTTCGAACGTTGGTACGGGCTATCTAGCGCGGATGGTCCTCCGCCGAACGAAACGGCTCTGTGACACCGTCGGCGTCGACGCGCCGCTGGACGAACTCGTCGACATGCAGGCCGAACGACTCGAGTACGAGAACCGCGACACGATTCGCGATATCGTCCGCACCGAAGTCGAGAAGTACCGCGAGACGCTCGAGCGCGGCGGTCGCCGGGTCGAAGCGATGGCCGAGGAGTACGCGGAGAGGGGCGAGCCGATCCCGGTCGACGAACTGATCGAACTCTACGACTCCCACGGGATCCAGCCCGATATGGTCGCCGAGATCGCGGACGAGGCCGGTGCCGAGGTCGACGTGCCGGACGACTTCTACAGTCTCGTTGCGAAACGTCACGACACGCCCGAGACCGCCGAGGCGACCGACGAGGAGGAGGACGAGCGCTTCGAGGACCTCCCGGAGACGGAGAAACTCTACTACGACGACCAGCAGCGCACCCAGTTCGAGGCCGTCGTGCTGGACGTCTTCGAGCGCGAGGAGGGTTTCGACGTCGTCTTAGACCAGACGATGTTCTACCCCGAGGGTGGGGGCCAGCCCGCAGACACGGGGACGCTCTCGACCGACGACGCAACCGTCGAGGTCGAGGATGTTCAGACCGAAGACGGCGTTATCCTCCACCGGACCGACGAGAGCCTCGGCAAAGGCGAGTTCGTCAAGGGGCAACTCGACGGGACCCGCCGCCGACAGCTGATGCGCCACCACACGGCGACCCATATTGTCATCCACGCGGCCCGGCAGATACTGGGCGATCACATCCGCCAGGCCGGTGCCCAGAAGGGCGTCGACAGTTCGCGGATCGACATGCGCCACTACGCGCGCATCTCACGCGAGGACGTCAAGCAGATCGAGTCCCTGGCTAACGAGATCGTCATGGATAACACCTCGGTCACCCAGGAGTGGCCCGACCGCCACGACGCGGAGGCGGAACACGGCTTCGACCTCTACCAGGGCGGGATTCCGCCGGGCGAGCAGATCCGACTGATCCACGTCGACGAGGACACGCAGGCCTGCGGTGGTACCCACGTCGCCCGCACCGGCGAGATCGGGACGATCAAAGTCCTGAGCACGGAGCGCGTCCAGGACGGCGTCGAGCGCATCACCTTCGCCGCGGGCGAGGCCGCACTCGAGGCCACCCAGCGCACGGAGGACGCCCTCTACGGGGCCGCCGAGATCCTCGACGTCTCGCCCGAAGACGTCCCCGAGACCGCCGAGCGGTTCTTCGAGGAGTGGAAGGGCCGCGGCAAGGAGATCGAGGACCTGAAAGAACAGCTCGCCGCGGCTCGAGCCGGCGGCGGAGGCGGCGGCGAGGAAATCGATGTCGGCGACACGACCGCGGTCGTCGACCGCATCGACGCCGATATGGGTGAACTACGTGCGACCGCGAACGCACTCGTCGAGGAGGACAAAATTGCGGTACTCGGCAGCGGCGAGAGCGGTGCCCAGTTCGTCGTCGCGGTGCCCGACGAGTCGGGCGTCAACGCCGGCGAGGTCGTTGGCGAACTCGCGTCTCGAGTCGGCGGCGGCGGTGGCGGCCCGCCGGATTTCGCGCAGGGTGGCGGCCCGAACGTTGAGGATCTGGACGCGGCGCTCGAGGACGCGCCGGACGTGTTGCGGCAGGTGCAGGACGCCTGA